The proteins below come from a single Juglans regia cultivar Chandler chromosome 12, Walnut 2.0, whole genome shotgun sequence genomic window:
- the LOC118343964 gene encoding uncharacterized protein LOC118343964 — translation MATRNLLFQVHHGGIIDRRQNGEYVGGKTDVYHEPYDEDQLSWIEIQTIMAKYGYHPGDLVYYRHPSLRMHNGLKLLTSDHDVLSMVAALQDQQVAHLYLVSHSRTSVHQSSLHDHHVEEDVSEDEEEAEARRLGLNDPFWKEVLSSEDELYDIDVNTVGTSRSKPAQPRSKGVESQVTVDDKEPQSSSDAEDEEDEGRNQDRSGPRWPEEDDIGNCSDMTPSDVLQSPVHSGDEGHHDFKFPEFQAVDLEKPKISVGMKFGSTAQFRETIRRLNLNIGKSIKFAKNDGDRVTVVCNTPKCPYRVYGSWIRGQQTFQIKYINPRHDCSRSYKNPIVTSSWIADKMMPLFISQPNVPIKALTDEIKRKWGVEVPKMKLYRARVKAQFTIFGSHREQYAKDWQPVERVLRLVVDH, via the exons atGGCTACgagaaatttgttatttcaagTCCATCATGGTGGGATAATTGATAGGCGGCAGAATGGGGAATATGTTGGGGGTAAGACTGATGTGTACCATGAACCATATGATGAGGATCAACTATCATGGATTGAGATACAGACGATTATGGCCAAGTATGGTTACCATCCAGGTGACCTAGTCTACTATAGACACCCTAGCTTGAGGATGCACAATGGTCTTAAATTGCTTACATCTGACCATGATGTGCTGTCTATGGTGGCTGCGCTTCAGGATCAACAAGTGGCTCATTTGTATCTTGTGTCTCATTCTCGAACTTCAGTGCACCAGTCTTCTttgcatgatcatcatgtcgAGGAGGATGTgagtgaggatgaggaggaagcaGAAGCACGTCGCCTTGGACTTAATGATCCATTTTGGAAAGAAGTGTTGAGTAGTGAGGATGAGTTGTATGACATTGATGTCAATACAGTGGGAACATCGAGGTCAAAGCCTGCACAACCAAGGAGTAAAGGTGTTGAGTCTCAAGTGACAGTTGATGATAAAGAGCCACAATCTTCCTCAGATGCtgaggatgaggaggatgaaGGGAGGAATCAAGACAGAAGTGGTCCAaggtggccagaggaggatGACATAG GTAATTGTTCTGATATGACACCAAGTGACGTCCTTCAATCTCCTGTCCATAGTGGTGACGAAGgacatcatgattttaagtttccCGAGTTTCAAGCTGTTGACTTGGAGAAGCCAAAAATATCTGTTGGAATGAAGTTTGGATCTACAGCACAGTTTAGAGAGACAATAAGGAGGTTGAACCTAAATATAGGTAAATCGATAAAATTTGCAAAGAATGATGGGGATAGGGTTACTGTTGTCTGCAATACCCCTAAATGTCCTTACCGGGTTTATGGGTCTTGGATTAGAGGGCAACAAACTTTCCAGATAAAGTATATAAACCCAAGACATGATTGTAGTAGGAGTTATAAGAACCCTATTGTCACATCATCTTGGATTGCAGATAAGATGATGCCACTGTTTATAAGCCAACCTAATGTGCCTATCAAAGCACTTACTGATGAGATTAAGAGAAAGTGGGGAGTGGAAGTTCCTAAAATGAAGTTGTATCGTGCTCGAGTGAAGGCTCAGTTTACCATATTTGGCAGCCATAGAGAACAGTATGCCAAG GATTGGCAGCCTGTAGAGAGGGTTTTAAGGCTGGTTGTAGACCATTGA
- the LOC118343963 gene encoding uncharacterized protein LOC118343963 has product MEELKALSQPAYDYLKVIDPSQWSRAWFNTFSKSDLVVNNLSECFNAYILQARDKPIVTMVETIRKKLMARYQLKMEAISKWENTITPRIVAKLELMHDLSIYCTPTYAGCGQFEVNNAGRQYVVDLEKRTCSCLRWDITGIPCPHAYTCIVYSDQDPKGYVHHYYSVEMWRAAYEPLIYPMPSEDQWLTTTYEKPTAPEVRKQPGRPKKHRRRNEDDRQGANKLRKTGVHMTCSRCNQVGHNKRKCPRGNAGTPSSTSAAEFQAPSFPDEQVISQPPMSEPSQPTTQSMQTGNAPPSSLSQATWQTSPTVQTPLSETSQAGQSNQLQVNMGRVKMLAKRPPRRRSARLGGHHSQTSTRRPVFVDLDVDTSNPAQGRLCSWGNPGRGGMQFRVGQLPPKPQVPPAKANASVQKGKNVESSSRVERMNEDKKGKQKRPNWQY; this is encoded by the exons ATGGAGGAACTGAAAGCCCTCAGTCAGCCTGCATATGACTACCTAAAGGTTATAGACCCATCACAATGGTCTAGAGCATGGTTTAACACATTTTCAAAGTCTGACTTGGTAGTGAATAATCTTAGTGAATGTTTCAACGCGTATATTCTGCAAGCACGTGATAAGCCAATTGTGACTATGGTGGAGACCATACGGAAGAAACTGATGGCACGATATCAGTTGAAAATGGAAGCAATTAGTAAATGGGAGAATACAATCACGCCTCGGATAGTTGCAAAGCTTGAACTTATGCATGATTTGTCCATCTATTGTACTCCAACGTATGCAGGATGTGGTCAGTTTGAAGTTAACAATGCTGGTAGGCAATATGTGGTTGATTTGGAAAAGAGGACCTGTTCATGTTTGAGATGGGACATCACAGGTATTCCATGCCCGCATGCATACACATGTATTGTGTATTCTGACCAAGATCCCAAGGGATATGTGCATCATTACTATAGTGTGGAGATGTGGAGGGCAGCATACGAGCCTTTAATTTACCCTATGCCAAGTGAGGATCAGTGGCTCACTACCACATACGAGAAGCCTACTGCTCCTGAGGTTAGGAAACAACCCGGGAGGCCAAAGAAACAtcgaagaagaaatgaggaCGATCGACAAGGAGCAAACAAGTTGAGAAAAACTGGTGTGCATATGACCTGTTCGAGATGTAATCAAGTTGgtcacaacaaaagaaaatgtccGCGTGGGAACGCAGGCACACCCTCCTCCACTTCTGCAGCAGAATTTCAAGCTCCTTCATTTCCAGATGAACAA GTCATTTCACAACCTCCAATGTCAGAGCCTTCACAGCCAACAACCCAATCTATGCAAACTGGGAACGCTCCACCTTCGTCGCTTTCACAGGCAACATGGCAAACAAGTCCAACAGTGCAAACTCCCTTGTCAGAGACTTCGCAGGCAGGCCAAAGTAATCAACTGCAAGTCAATATGGGTCGTGTAAAGATGTTGGCCAAACGACCACCCAGGAGGCGGTCTGCAAGACTTGGGGGCCACCACTCACAGACTAGTACACGTAGACCTGTGTTTGTGGACTTAGACGTTGATACAAGCAATCCAGCACAAGGAAGACTGTGTTCTTGGGGCAATCCTGGAAGGGGAGGCATGCAATTCAGAGTTGGTCAACTGCCACCCAAGCCCCAAGTGCCTCCTGCCAAGGCTAATGCATCAGTGCAAAAAGGGAAGAATGTAGAGTCATCTTCACGTGTGGAGAGGATGAACGAAGATAAAAAGGGGAAACAGAAGCGACCAAATTGGCAATATTGA